One region of Vigna angularis cultivar LongXiaoDou No.4 chromosome 10, ASM1680809v1, whole genome shotgun sequence genomic DNA includes:
- the LOC108320908 gene encoding putative 12-oxophytodienoate reductase 11, whose amino-acid sequence MAAPATSHQSNPLITPYKMGTFNLSHRVVLAPLTRQRSYNNVPQPHAVLYYSQRASNGGLIIAEATGVSDTAQGYPDTPGIWTKEQVEAWKPIVDAVHAKGAVFFCQIWHVGRVSNSDYQPNGQAPVSSTDKPLTPQIRSNGIDKVHFTPPRRLRTDEIPHIVKDFRLAARNAIEAGFDGVEIHGAHGYMLEQFMKDQVNDRTDEYGGSLENRCRFPLEVVEAVVNEIGSDRVGIRLSPFAEYAECGDSNPKQLGLYMVNALNKYGILYCHMVEPRMKTFAQKIECPDSLVPMRKAFNGTFIAAGGYEREDGMKAIAENRADLVAFGRWFLANPDLPKRFALDAPLNKYNRETFYTSHPVLGYTDYPFLDEDSNGVAS is encoded by the exons ATGGCTGCTCCCGCCACTTCCCACCAATCAAATCCTCTCATCACTCCCTACAAGATGGGAACTTTCAATCTCTCTCATAG AGTTGTCTTGGCACCGCTGACCAGACAGAGGTCCTACAACAACGTTCCACAACCGCACGCCGTCCTTTATTATTCTCAGAGAGCCTCCAATGGAGGCCTTATCATTGCCGAAGCCACCGGAGTTTCCGACACCGCTCAAGG GTATCCCGACACGCCTGGAATATGGACGAAGGAGCAAGTGGAAGCATGGAAACCCATTGTCGATGCTGTTCATGCCAAAGGCGCTGTCTTCTTTTGTCAGATTTGGCACGTAGGAAGAGTTTCAAATTCTG ATTATCAGCCAAATGGACAAGCACCCGTATCATCTACGGACAAGCCACTCACACCGCAAATTCGAAGCAACGGCATTGATAAAGTGCATTTCACGCCACCACGGCGCCTGAGGACCGATGAAATTCCTCATATTGTGAAGGATTTCAGACTTGCTGCAAGGAATGCCATCGAAGCCG GTTTTGATGGGGTTGAGATCCACGGGGCACATGGCTACATGCTGGAGCAATTTATGAAAGACCAGGTGAATGACAGAACAGATGAATACGGTGGATCCCTCGAGAACAGGTGTCGATTTCCTTTGGAGGTTGTTGAAGCTGTTGTTAATGAGATAGGATCGGATAGAGTTGGAATTAGGCTGTCACCTTTTGCAGAGTATGCAGAATGTGGGGACTCAAATCCCAAACAGCTGGGGCTTTACATGGTTAACGCCCTGAATAAGTATGGTATTCTGTACTGTCACATGGTGGAACCAAGAATGAAAACTTTTGCACAAAAAATCGAATGCCCCGACAGCCTGGTACCTATGAGAAAGGCCTTCAATGGTACTTTTATAGCTGCTGGAGGTTATGAACGGGAAGATGGGATGAAAGCCATTGCTGAAAACAGAGCTGATCTTGTTGCTTTTGGTCGCTGGTTCTTGGCTAATCCAGATTTGCCGAAGAGATTTGCTCTCGATGCTCCTCTCAATAAGTATAACAGAGAAACATTCTACACCAGTCATCCCGTTCTTGGCTACACTGACTACCCTTTTCTTGACGAGGACTCCAACGGTGTAGCATCCTAG